The genome window tcttcaaaatgccttcttttgtgctcaacataTAGGTTTGGAACTGTCATTCtatcttgatttttatttaattttttgaccTGTATACAACCTTAAATGAGGCATATGTCTCAATCAGCAAAAAAAGTAATGTTGTGGTAGTGTGTGGGTGAAAagagaagtttgttttataatatttataatgtatactatatttataatatatgtttttgcTACCGCTATGTAATGAGCATGAGATGGCAGCAGAGGTGCATTGAGAGCGATGGGGCCTTCATCATGGCAATGCTCACTGACTCTACAGCATATGGATTGTAATTTCTTTCACATCTTATCAAGCACATATGACAaagaaaaatgtgtgtaaaataatgattttaatcaataaaaacaaaaggtCTAATGTAAAATCAGTTCCATTATTTTATTAGGTTTGGGCTTGTActttaaacatttacaaagctAAAACAAAGACATATGCCCACATCATTGACCTTCTACAGTAATATGTCAATAATCACAAAAATCTATTGTTTAACAGCTCTTTTTCTTTTGTACTTGCTATCTTTGCTTACTAAGGTCATTTTTTTCAACTTTGTGAAAGCAAAATTATATCTGAAATGACTATCGGATGAAAAAAACCCCACTACTGTATGATGTGAGATCATAATGAAATCAGTCAAATTAACTCTTGTCGGTTTTTAAAGGGGAAAACACATTttgacattaaacacacacaacagATTAAATAACATAGATGTAGTcccttctttataaaaataattatttgcaagACCATCTTTTCGATTGGAATGTACATGagatacatttaagaaaaatgcaTTACAGCATTTTACCAAATCTACACAGGTTTGGTATTTATTGCTTAAACAGATTATTTAGATTCTAGTTTTGTACCTCAAAAGACAAACAATCACCTATAAACAGTGCGTTGAACGATCAAAACATTTCACAGGTGTGGTAGATGATACCTTTATCGTACCAGAGATAGTGTAAAACTTCACCTGTTGAACTCCATAAAACATTTCCTTCTAACATATGAAAAATtacttttctttcatttttctctcaaactagttaaatgaaatcaaatgacactttgtatctttatttattattttaactattaAGACTACTTTTATGATTCTTTTAGTGTTCTCATTTTATAAACACACAGGCCTCTTTGGTGCTCTGGTgagaaaaatagttttaaaacagCTATGCAACAATTTTCAAAAGACAATATATtcacagttgaaaaaaaaacaaacaacaacatgtaTCTTTTCTTCTTCCAAATAAACTGGCGACTGAAACCAGTGTTCTGTTGCTAATAATTAgcaatgtttattatatatatatatatatatataatttttgtatataGCATAAATCTGTGTATACTTTATGTTTAGCTACAAAAATAGACCATATATAATTTGCATTAATGTTATTCTACACAGTTGTTCGTTTTTATGAATACAATTTATGTCCCCTCACAATGGATATCATAAATTCATTTAACcctccacaacacacacataacACAATAACACTTTCAACtctgaaaaataaacagaaacaacaTTAATAGTACAGGTGACAAAGCTTTCGTCAAGTGACAGATACACAGTTGTTCAAGTGACACTGAGCAACTACTTAACACTTTtacatatgtataaatataatgtttacatAATTTAAGCAAAAACTAAATTGGGGAGATGAAATGGAGACAACAACTGGTTAATGAAAAAAGACAGGCAGTACATCTGGACGCCTCTGACTAAAACAAAAAAGTCAGGCAAGCGCAGGTTGTGACGAGAGAGGAATGAGGTCATACTGGCATCTGCATCTCTGTGTATTCATCTTGGCTTTCTCTGTCATTAATTGAAGGCTCTGCATCATCTGCGTCAAGCTGTTACATaaacaaaatgaacaacattAAAGGCAAAgggcaaaataaaaatgtaagatattATATTAGTCCTGAAAACAAGATGTCACCATACAGTGCAAAAATTATTtccattaagtaaaaaaatacagaattatatcaaatatattttaatctttaaCCTTACTTTAAATTGACAAAACTGCCTAAGATGTAATTAGAcatgtttttagaaaatgtatctTAAAAGTTTATTACCGCATTGCCAAATTGcttgtgaaaacacacacacacacacacaacaacactcTGCCAACACAGCAATGCAAGTTGTTAATAAAATACAtcaaggtataaaaaaaaaaaaactttttttagtatAGCACACACTACATTAAATGTCTACAAATATAATTTTCCTATCAACGAAAGAAAAGAAACACTCACACACTGGATCTCACGGTGAGTAAATATTCGGGCCAGCAGGAACCTTCTGAATGGCACAGTGAGGACAAGAACAAACGGGAAGGCTAACGAGGCCGAGGTTGACATTACAACCCACAGCACTGCCAGGTACACCAGCTGCAAACCTGTGAACAGATGCATGCGGAGAGTACGCACCTGAAATAGACAAGACAGAGGTTATTAAAACAGCTAAATCTGAAGAGACAAACTGAGAATGGCATTCCAGACGTACTTTCATCTGATTATTGATTTAAGACTGGTGGATACTGTGATCAGCTGAGTTCTCCATGACAAACCTTGCGGACGTAGGTGTGGTCAGGATGGTACTTCGGTGGCATTAATAGCAGCATCATGCGTTCTGTTAGCTGGATCCCATTGAGAGACATCACTCCCATATAGAGGAATATACCAAATAACACAGCAACAGGAACCTGCCGCAAAACGTCTCCAATCACAATAGAGAGACCTTTGGAGGGAAGAGGGTTTTTCTACTGTCAGTTCCAAGCAACagatattaagaaaatataactAATCACCCAAAAAGCCATTCACTGACCTATTAGGGCAACATGTTAGAATTTATTTAGGGAtgcaatgatattaaaataaacaaaaaaacaataattattttaatgttcggGCTAATAACCAATAattatatatctctctctctattttatatatatatatatatatatatatatatttttttttttttcaatcaaaacaTTACAATCTAAAAACCAATCATTTTAACAAGAGAGCAAATTTAAGCATCACAAAATTACAGTATGAAAAATAGATATTAATTGTGAGCTCTGCTAAAGTTATTATATAATGGTGTTcacttattgttattattataataaagtatctTTAAGTTTTCAATGTTAACCTAAAGTGAGAATTATATGACAGCAaggtaatctaaatataaaactgTAGAAATAAGTACATACAAATAATCTAATATCAGCCGATATTTTTGCAATATCGAACCGATAATCGGTTATTTCGGCTGCCCACACTATAGTGCAGGTATATTGTAGAtaagcggttctcaattccagtcctcgcgaccCCCTGCTCTGAACATTTTGTGTGTCTCTCATCGCTTCAGacatttcgtccccttggaatttaaggttctatctgcatccttagtagttttgagatattgagcttcaaagtttttgcatccCATTCGACTGTCCCATTAtgaatacaacataaaaaaatctaagttgtcacagaataacaaCATGGGAAtaactaaattttgacaaaaatgtcagatagaaccttataattccaagtggacgatttgttctattcgaacgcaagtgccctgcgaagtggacatcatgGGATATTCTGCcttgattccagttcgaagcgaacATATATGTTCCATAcaaagtgcactgaagtgtgcgagacgtaaatttaaattgtatttattaacagAGATATATGATGTCCCATGTGTGAAGCTGTTGCGCAgcacaaatccatgaatgaatgtttcGAAGTGAAGTAGACtttaacagatttcccctgctcagggagtaaggagaaatgaacactgtgtagggaccatgtcaatgggaacacagttcatgcacggagcacacttctaacgagctgattatctgaatcaggtgtgtttacaaagagagacatacaaaatgtgcagagcaggggggtcacaaagactggaattgagaaccgctgttgTAGATGATATTTATGATCCATAAAATTAAGCCACTCACCTACTAGAAAAGCCACCAGAAATCCTGTTACTCTCTGCTCTTTTACTTCCTGAATGCGTGGTTTGTCACCAGGCGCAACAGCTTTGCTCATCACCGTAAGGCTATTTGCATGAGTTACTGAACGAACAGTAGCACCAGTCAACCATGGCAGCCCAAACAGAGCTGAAACACCACCCGCAACCACGATGATCAGCAGGTCCAAGTGAAAGCCTGAACCCTTAACCAGCATCCTGTCCTTCTTGCTGACAATAAGACTTTAAAGGAAAATTGAGTCAGTTTAAATTGAGGAATACTATAATATAGGTATGGTCAGAATAGTTTAGTGACTCACGTGGTGATCTGAGTCTCCATGAAAATGAGGATGTAGACGAGCAGGGCAGGTAGAATGCTGGCAATCATCACCCAAATGGGGAACTGGCCATCTGAGCCCAGTGGGGGTATTAACCAACCACGCTTATCCGGGCTGGTCACAGAGAAGCCATCAGGCACACTTAGTTTCTACATGGGGAGGTAAGAAGTTTATAGGTCACATATTGTGTTGGACACGTGTGTCTGGTGACTTAAGGGCATATATAATAATTTGCTTTAAATGACATACAAAAATGTTCCAGTTTTTAATCATTGAATAAGCTCAGGGTAACTAACAACCCTTAAGGTACGGTCTTATTAGCGAAATTTCACAGGCAAAAAAGGTTGATTGTGTATCGAAGCACAGCTCACAAAGAAGTCACTTTCTTCAAACCAAGCTGCTTTCTGTTGGTCAGCGCAGTGAATTTGCATGAACAACTTCAAATCCGTGTTGGGAGATCTTTCACCTTCATGCAAAATACTCAATCATGTAGATTcttattgaaatgactggatacCTTCTACAAACATTTACAGAACAACAGAAGATGGTTTCAGATGGTAATACCAGGGTACTTTAACAGATTGGATCctcaaaagtattaaaatatcttaaattcacAAGTCTCTTAAATCACAATAGCATAGCACACcaaagaaaatgtacaaaaattaaaaacaatgacTTTTATAAATCtttggtcttaaagggatagtttaccataCATAAAAATgccatcatcatttactcacgctccacttaaacacaaaagaagataatctGAAGACTGTATGTCTGATGGTGgcatagtataatttttttttttttattaattttttttttctaaataaaccaCAATTGCaagcatatttaaatgtattttaagaccTGTTATAGtactgctcttttgttgattttgattgcttccattatcctcatttgtaaggcgctttggataaaagcgtctgctaaatgactccATGTAAATACCATGGACGTCAGTGTCTAccattaactgtttggttaccagcattctacTTTTGTTCTCAGCAGAAGAAAAATACATACAGATTTgcaacaacttgagggtgaataaatgacagacttttcatttctttaaattgtgtgtgtattgtttaagtatttaaatttttaaaacatCGTTCAGTTCCTATAATTACCTCCAAAGTACTTTAAAAATGTCATACgtctaaaaaaacatttagatataATTAATTTTGAAATGTGCCATTTAAAATCTTGCTTGATGTACAATAAATTTGTGTGTTTGAGTGGACAATTCTAAGAGAAAACTAGTTCATAGATTATACATTACTCAAATTATATAAACATGTCTCACCTGTGTGTAAGTGTCCTTAATGCTGTAGTCCAACAGAACCATGATGGAGATTGCGATAGGAACTCCAAAATCTCCAATAGCCCTTCGGAGCTGAGCAAAAGATAAGAGACAATACAATATCACTTTCGTCACTACCACTTCATCACACACAGATAGCTGACACTTTCATTAAAAACTTGTCCTATATGTTTATTTAATCATTGAGTAAGTGGCACAACATGTTTGCAGGAACACGGGGATACTAGCTCACCCTGCCAGGGAAAAAAGCGCTGTTTTTGAATTTACGCAGATAGAAGGCAATGAAGAAGGTGCCGGCCGTGAGCACCAGGGAGAGGAGAGCGGTGTTTGGCTGGTTTAGGGTTTGCGAGGCATCTGGAGACCTGCCGTCACTTGTGGGTGTTGGTAAAGCAGTGTCATTTTCCTCTCTTCCATAGCAGCTTCTGATAGGATGATCCATGAAGATCTGCACAGTATACAGAGACTGTCTGAATATCCGCTGATCACATTTAAATCTCTCTCATAAACAAACAACTCTAATCAAAAATTTGGGTTCATtacggttttttttttattaataattttattcagcaaggatgtattaaattgaccTAAACATTCTCAACAACGATAAAAACCAGATCATCATATGTGAGTGAaatcactgttttactgtatttttaatcaaataaatgcagccttgatgaacataaacataaaaaacaaaacttttgaacagcagtgttaaCAACAAAAGCATCGCAATACTTTGCCCAGCTTGAAGAAGGTCTCGTAGATGAAGATGAGAGAGATGAGGAAGGAGAAGATCTCTTGGGTGAAGCGTGACACAAATCGCACAAGGAAGCTCCCCTCAAAGGCCACCGTGAGAACAACAATGATGACCAACCAGATTCCAATCCACGCACGTCCCGTCAGATACTCGATATCATTGGACCGGCAGAACTGCGAACACATCGATCCATATTGATCTCATTTACTAAAACCAGGTTCTAAATGCATCACAATAGCACTGCAAGTATTTCAATTCAATAGCTGTGATTTTCAGCCCAAAGGAGTCTTTACATTCAAACGATCCTCAATAGAGATTTTGCTTCATTCTCAAAAATCGACGCtatttgcatgcatgcattttgtaAATAAACTGCACTATTAGCAGGCACAACATCTTGTCTTTTCTTAGTGAATTAGtagtatttgtattcatttattggaAATACTAACTGAATAGAAGGACTCTTCAAACACTAGCAGGGGTCCAGAGAAGCCCACCACCAGCAAAGGTTGAGCCCCAAGCAGGCAGAACAACATTCCCTGCACGGCAGTGGCAATAATCAGCTCTGACACTCCTATCAAACCATCCGTCTTTTCACCTGGAAACAAGAGAAATGATTTCATTAGGCAAAACAAAAGTGCCTTGTTTTAGATACAACATAAAAGCAGTGctctaaataataacaaaaaagaagAGCTTTGACTAACCCAATAGTCCTCCAAAGGTAATGGCAGGAGAAAGTGCAGCAAAGTAAATGAATATGACTGTGGCCATGCATTGTGGACTTAGGGCATCCTTAAAATCACTGATGTATTTGGGGTAGCGGCGCTGTGCATCTCGGATAACCCCACCAAACAGCCGACCCGTCCTCCGAAGAGGATCGTCTTCAGGTTTCAGAGGAGGATGATGAGCTGAGAACATTAAGAATGAATACAAAAGGTAATTCAATACATTTATTTGGGATAAACAGTGAAACTGGACTGTTCACTTCTGTATTCTGTATATGAGCGAGAGCCTTGTACCCATGTCCTCGGGGCTCTTGGCTTCCTTGGCCTGTAGTTTGACCTCTTGTTCCTGTCTCTTGTGCAGCATCTCTTTCTGGAAGCGAACGATAGAATGCAGGAGCTCATCTCCTCCAACGTCGGATGGAGGAAGCACAATACTGCAGTCCAGGAAGCTGTTGATGGCTGTCAGCAGGTCCTGCCGCTCATCTGCCAAATACGCCGCTTCGTGGAAGTCCTGGAAGAGATATTTGAAATGCTGTTTATacttaaaacaagcaaaaaaacatGAGTTATAAAgctttttgtatatttatacaccaccattcaaacctttggggttggtaatatttaataatttttttaaagaagtctcttatgttcatcaaggctgcttttatttgataaaaaaaaaaattataaaaagcactattgtgaaatattattagaatttcaaataactgttttctaatttaatatatttaaaaatgtaagttattcgtctgatgacaaagctgaactttcagcatcattactccagtcttcagtgtcacatgatccttcagaaatcattctaatatgctgatttggtgctcaagaaacattttagcaGTGTTGCAATGTTGCATTTTTTAAGTATTCTTTGacgcattttttttttacgaaagttaatctaatattttttaacattaaaaatttatttgctatcacttttgatcaatttaatgcgtccttacagcataaaagtattcatttctttcagaaaaacaaaaattttactGAAATTTTGGATAAACTATCTCTTATTTAATTAGACCTGATAACACCTTTTTCATTCTGTGCTTACTTTATCAGACATAAGTGTTGATATGGAGCGGCCGATTTGGTGATAGTCAATGTTGGCACTGGGTGGGCCAAGCAGCACGAAAAGAAACCGAACTGGAATTGGCACTTCTAGAACTGACTCTAACAGAACCGCTTCCTGCAGTCTCACGAAGGCCATGGTGGGCTGATCCAGGAAATCCACACTCCCTGTGAAAGAATCCAGATCTGTATCACGACGCGAACTGATTATGGACAGTTAAGAGTTAAGCACGGACAGTTAACTGACCCACAAGGACAACCGTTGCTTCTGCATCCTCTGGAATCTTCTCAAGCAGCTTCAGCTCATGTTTGGATTTGGTCTTGTGCAAACCAAAAAACTGGGGTGTGTCTTTCTGTGGAAACAAAGAGGAAAAAGTAGAATTAGCTATTTTACCGTTCTTTGCCTCCTAAAAATCACACACAGATTTCAACGCACACAGTACCTCATTCTTATCGAAGTCTACACTTCTGCGTGACTCAAAGTTACGTAGTCCTCCGATGAGCGGGTCTGTGGTGTAGGGCTCCGGTGCGGCGATGTGGTTACTGCTATGGTAATGTGATATGAGAGAGCCAAGGCTGGATGCTGAGATGTTCCGGTTAAACAAACTGTGCTCCTTGCCATCACTTGGATGACTAACAAACAGAAGAAATACACAGCACAGAGTTCAGCTGCATGATGCAAATGAGTAAGGTGTTCCTAGGTGAGTAGCTTTACTGCTCCTTTTTTGAGATATGCAGAGTAATGTTCATAAAACCTATGTGAAACGAACCTGTGTTTGAGGAGCAGGGCTCGGAGCACATTGGATCTGTCCTGTGCTGTGATCTGATCGGAGATAATCATCTGCTCTACAACCTGATGAGCAATACCAGGCAGCGTCTTCTGGTCCAGGTCCAACAACACTGCACCTGTGAAATTACACCTTGATACATCAGACACAGCAAAAGGCGTTTGAAATACATCAGAAATATAAAGAATGAATTCAATTTATCCCTCTGTTCTCAGATTGGATTTGTaagtataatgtttataaagtgtgagctggtctctctcctctctctcaccGTGTGAAATGGTCCTGCGGAGCTCCAGCAGGCTGCGGAATGAGAGTGAAGCTACATGAGGTTTGCCCCAGCGCTCCGTCTCCTCCTCCACGTCCTCCTCAAACTTTATCCAGCGAGCCGTTTCCTTCCAGTGCATCTCCTGGTTCTTATCCATCAGTAACTCATTCAGCTCAACAAACACCTGAGAGGACATTTATGATTTATCTGTCCTTTCTTTCAAAGTTGTCCATTTTAAATCCAGTAGAACTGATTTGATGGCAAGTCAACTtaagacttaagactggtttcttactaaatcttttgtaacaatatacattataatttacttattgtcacttctgatcaatttaggATGTCCGAATTTCTAAAAAGTGtaaatttctataaaaaaaataaaaaaataaataaaaaatctataattgcAACTTGATTTGACAAGCATTCGCCCCATATTGAAACTTTTAGTAGGTTGATTTCCTGAAAAGTGTGAAAACATTGTTCTTTTGTTGGCACATTTTGATTAGCCAAACACAGCAATATCGACCAACTGTGTGAGTTTGGAGTGGTGCTATTTGTTTGATTAACCGATAACAGACAGGGGGAGTTGTTAGGGAAATAgtcttttaagattttaaaactcATAGTTTTATAATTCCATTAATGACCACTAGAAACTACACTCTTTAAGGTGATACTGATgatataatatgcattttttatttgctaTACCTCACACGCAAGCCTAGAAAATAGCTCCAAATGTACAGGGGAAAGATAATCTAGTTAGCTGGCGTCTCACCTCATGTGGGGTTCGATCCAACTTGGTCCGGATGCGACTGCTGGGTTCTTTGTGGTCCTTGCCGATGTGAACCACCTGACCTTTAGCGTTCTTCTTAACCAGGTGCCGCCGCACACCAGGGACATCTTCAAACCTGTGACCTGCAAGAAAGACAGCAAGACTACTGCAACTGAAAACTCAACTCAGAGCTCACTAGAACATGACTCTAGTCAAAGTGATCTATTGTTCAGTCAAAATGATTTGTAATtacagcgctcacacacacacacacacacacgtacaagaGACGTCAAAGGCACAGTTGTAGTGGGCAGCTTTGCGCCCTTTGAGAATGTCCACATTCCTGAATCACAGCCACAGATTGTCAGATGAACAGACTGAAAACATGATTTATTCTCAGAAGAATGAGAACAGAAAGGTATATAAAAGGATCctttataacagaaaaaaaaaatagaaaagcagctggcaaaacaaatacattttttgcacTCCAATCACATCACTGATGATCTATGATCAGCTGAAATACTCATTACTCGCTGAAAAACAACACATCTCAATAATAACTAATACAATGCTAAACTATACCATGGGAGGTACTTGGGCTTCATGGGAAGATGTTTAATTTGCTTTGCTAAACGTTAAACAgaattaataattttaagataaaaatatttaaaaagttgtcaattgatcaaaatgatttatgttccgttcattttattttactaatacATATTAGGCTTTGCAATGTATCATTGATTGCATATATTATTATAGATCATTGAttatgtaagattttttatgaatgtgcattaaatttatataatttgtgaaatttgtgATAATTTCTtgcattaaatttgttttttataaatacttgaagattttaatttcatataaattatgttctttcatCGCTATTtgtaaaaatgactgaaaaagaAATAGAGCacagttttcaaaataaaaagcacaactgttttgaacttttatattaataagaaattttcttgagcaacaaatcagaatattagagtgattctgaaggatcatgtgacactgaatactgcaATAAtagctactgaaaattcagttttgtcaccacaggaataaattacattttgaaatatattaaaaacggAAAACTGTTCGTTGAATTTGGAATAGTATTTCTCAATATGACTGCTTTTaactgtatcaaataaatgcagccttggggagcaTGTAACAgaactctttcaaaaacataaacatttcgaacagaccacaaacttttgaatgctgtttgatttaataaatctatttttataatatatatatttaaactctaTGTTAAAACTCTTAATTTACATTACGTTGCcaaatactgtattttccggaatataagtcgcactttttttcatagtttggctgttcctgcgacttatagtcaggtgcgacttacttatcaaaatta of Carassius gibelio isolate Cgi1373 ecotype wild population from Czech Republic chromosome A2, carGib1.2-hapl.c, whole genome shotgun sequence contains these proteins:
- the LOC128030455 gene encoding anion exchange protein 2, yielding MSDPQDASDITSAAGLMRHLPVVVHSPPQCCEDDDDDDEGDLNKTLGVQRFQQILTPAQRLPIEQHRSFNEEDFEYHRHTSLHVHHPLSKHLPEVRRKKPGRKRKDLGRRRSSSMGAAPPIDEDDEDEELDEDSCSQQDKEGNVTTTPTPDTDTEVDAEQAQFFVSEDDPDSTVKKNGKVSPHRKLSIIPHSTLQTSISIPEDVTATVRRGGNWVCNMPKGRRVSAPCLFPSLSSPDGSFKPSRSYDLQERRRTGNMTGTTLHYQYMPTDESEAQTLATVDLDGIKSHRFEDVPGVRRHLVKKNAKGQVVHIGKDHKEPSSRIRTKLDRTPHEVFVELNELLMDKNQEMHWKETARWIKFEEDVEEETERWGKPHVASLSFRSLLELRRTISHGAVLLDLDQKTLPGIAHQVVEQMIISDQITAQDRSNVLRALLLKHSHPSDGKEHSLFNRNISASSLGSLISHYHSSNHIAAPEPYTTDPLIGGLRNFESRRSVDFDKNEKDTPQFFGLHKTKSKHELKLLEKIPEDAEATVVLVGSVDFLDQPTMAFVRLQEAVLLESVLEVPIPVRFLFVLLGPPSANIDYHQIGRSISTLMSDKDFHEAAYLADERQDLLTAINSFLDCSIVLPPSDVGGDELLHSIVRFQKEMLHKRQEQEVKLQAKEAKSPEDMAHHPPLKPEDDPLRRTGRLFGGVIRDAQRRYPKYISDFKDALSPQCMATVIFIYFAALSPAITFGGLLGEKTDGLIGVSELIIATAVQGMLFCLLGAQPLLVVGFSGPLLVFEESFYSFCRSNDIEYLTGRAWIGIWLVIIVVLTVAFEGSFLVRFVSRFTQEIFSFLISLIFIYETFFKLGKIFMDHPIRSCYGREENDTALPTPTSDGRSPDASQTLNQPNTALLSLVLTAGTFFIAFYLRKFKNSAFFPGRLRRAIGDFGVPIAISIMVLLDYSIKDTYTQKLSVPDGFSVTSPDKRGWLIPPLGSDGQFPIWVMIASILPALLVYILIFMETQITTLIVSKKDRMLVKGSGFHLDLLIIVVAGGVSALFGLPWLTGATVRSVTHANSLTVMSKAVAPGDKPRIQEVKEQRVTGFLVAFLVGLSIVIGDVLRQVPVAVLFGIFLYMGVMSLNGIQLTERMMLLLMPPKYHPDHTYVRKVRTLRMHLFTGLQLVYLAVLWVVMSTSASLAFPFVLVLTVPFRRFLLARIFTHREIQCLDADDAEPSINDRESQDEYTEMQMPV